Part of the Desulfolutivibrio sulfoxidireducens genome is shown below.
ATACGGGCAGCCCGAGGACTGGCGAGGCAATCCCTTCGGCACGCTTCGGGCCTGGAAGTGGAGCCTTCCCGCCGGGAAAGACCGGATCAGCATGGTCCTTATGTATTATGCCGGGGATGACGGGGAATACACCGAGGGCAATTCCCTGCGCATCACCTCCAGAAACATGGTGGAGGAGGAGGATCGGTGCTATAAGGAAAAAAAGGCGGACGAGGAACCGGCAACCGAGTTGAGAAAACCGGCGGACGTCTCCGAGTTGGATTGGCTTTTGCCCAAGTAGGCCTGATTGGACCACGCGCGCGAGGTCTTGGTGCCTTCCTCCCTTTTGCACCGGCAATTCCAGGATAAAAAAGCCGTTTTAGGCGTTTTATTGGAACGTCTGGCCGGATTGGCCGGAAAGGTTTCCTGGCCGGGCGCGGACGAGGCCAGGCAAACCTCCGCCGCCCTTCTGGCCAGCCTGGGAGAGCCCTTCCTGTTTGTGGTCGTGGGCGAGGTCAAGACCGGAAAAAGCAGTCTGGTCAACGCCCTCTTGGGCGAGGTCCTGTGCGACGTGGCCCCGGACCCATGCACCGATCGCATCCGCATGATCGGCTACGGCGAGGTGGCCTCCGAGACCGCGGCCGGGCCATATCTGGTCCAGGCCCGGGCGCCCCACGATATCCTGCGGGAGATCGCCGTGGTGGATACCCCGGGGGTGGACAGCATCATCGACCGCCACCAGGAAATCACCGAACGGTTCATTCCCAAAAGCGACCTGGTCCTTTTCGTTTTCTCGGCCATCAACCCCTATTCCCGTTCGGCCTGGGATTTTTTTTCATTGGTGCGTTCCGAATGGCGGCGCAAGGTGGTCTTTGTGCTGAACCAGGCCGATCTGGCCACCCCCGAGCAACTGCGGGTCAACGAGGCCTCGGTGCGTCGGCTGGCCATCGAACGCGGGGTGGATGACCCGGTGATCTTTGCCGTGTCGGCCACCCTGGGCCTGACCGACCCGGAAGGCGGCGGCATCGAGAAGGTGCGGCGCTACATCCGGGAGATGGTCACTGGCGGCGGACACTATGCCCAGAAAATGGTGTCCCTGGGCGACGCCGCCTTGCGGGTGACCGAGAGGCTGTCGGACGCGTTGGCGGCACGCAAGGCCGAGCTTGATCGGGATACGCGACAGGCCGAAGGAATCAGGGCCCGGATCGCGTCGGCCAGGACCGCCGCCGAACGCGAGACCGCGAGCCTGACGGCCCGGGTGGCGGCGGCCTACGTCCGCATGTCCCAGGAATTCGCGGCCGCGTTCGAGTCGGAACTGACTTTCGGGAACATGATCGGCCGGGCCGTGACCGGTATCTTTCGGCGCGGGTCGGCCGGCATCGACAGGCGGGCGTCCGAGTTGACAAGGGATTTTGCCGATAAACTCACCCGCGAGGTGGAGGACATCACCCGCCAGGGCGCGGCCCATGTGTCCGAGAGCCTTTTGGAACGGGTCCGGCCCCTTCTGGAGGAGCTTGAGGGGCGGGCCAGGTCCTCCATGGCGGCAGGTCGGGAAGGCCGGGATCATGCCGCGTTTTTCGAGGAACGCGAAAAGGTGGCCCGGGAGGTGAAAAGCCGGGTGGAGGCGCTTTTGGGAGAGGGCGGGAACCTTGAAGGCGTTTCTCCCCGGGGGTTTTCCGGCCTGGATCCCAAGGCGGCCATGGGCGGGGCCTTGGTGGTCATTGGCGCGGTGTTCGCCATGTCGGTCAAAAGCGTGGTGGTGGACGTGACCGGCGGGCTTTTGGCGGCCACGGGCATGGTGCTGGCCGGGGGAACCTTGCTGTGGAAGCGGCCCCGGATCATGCGGGCCTTTCGCGCGAACCTGTCCGAGGCCGGGGAGCGCCTGGAACAGGAGCTTTCCGAACGCCTCGCGGCGCGCATGGAGCATCTTTTCGCCGAGCTTGCGGGACGGTTCGAGCCGCTTTTTCTCGAGATCGGGGAGCGGGAGCGGATCATCGAGGCACAGTCCCGGGAGGCGGCAAAGCTTGGCCGGGAGATCGGGGGATTTGTCGGGGAGATCAGGAGCCAGACCGGGGAATCACGATAAGTCGCCACAGCCGGTTCCGGGGGAACGCATCGTCCGGAAAAAGGGCGTCCCGGCGAGAGGTTTCTCGTGGCCCTACGTCGGCACGATCCCCAGAGCCGAAAGTTTGGCCAGAAGATCCGTTTTCGCCACGGGCTTGACCAGATAGGCGGACGCCCCATCCTCGAAAAGCGCGGTCAGGGTGTTGTCCTCGTCGTCCATGGAGGTGGCCATGATGGCCTTGGCCCGCTTCTCGTCTGGAATCGCGGCTCGCCGCTCCATTTCCCGAATCCTCTCCAGGGTTTCATGTCCATCCTGACCGGGCATGATAATGTCCATGAAAACGACGTCGTAGGTCCGGCCTGATTCCAGGACCCGGGCCACGGCCTCCACGGCCTGGCCCCCGTCGCTACAGACGTCGCATGTCCCCAATCCTTTGAGGTGGGCCGTGAGAATCATGCGGCTGGCCTCGTCGTCGTCCACGATCAAAAAACGCATATCCGCTCCTTGCAAAACCGGATGCTCGTCTTTTATCGCAACGCCCTGATGACCACAAGCGTCAAGTCGTCCTCGGGACGCAGAGGTTGGACGAAGTCCTGTACGGCGTCCACCACGGCGTCCACGATTTCCTGGGAGGTCTTGCCGGCGTTTTTGCGCAGGACTTCCCGGAAACGGTCCTTGCCGTACATCTCCCCGGCCGGATTCATGGCCTCCCAGATGCCGTCGGTGCCAAGGACCAGGAGTTGGCCGGCACACAGTCCGGGCCGGTGGTTTTCCGTGTATTCCCAGGTCGCCTCCACCCCAAGCGGAATGCCCGAGCCCATGAGTTCCTCGAAATCGTCGCGGCCGGGATCGTAGAGCAGGGCCGGATCGTGACCGGCCCGCACCCAGGTGAGTTCGCCGGTATCGAGGTTCATGCTCAAAAAAAACAGGGTGATGAACCGGCCGGTCAGTTGGGTGTCCCGGCACAAAAGCCGGTTGACCATGGTGATGCACCTGGCCGGGTCGGGGTCCTCGTCGGCCCGGGCGTGCAGAAGCGCCCGCCCCGTGGCCATGAACAGGGCCGCCGAGACGCCGTGCCCGGTGACGTCGCCCAAAACCACGTCGCAGGTGTCGCCACGCTCGCGCGAAAAGGATAAAAAGTCGTAATAGTCCCCGCCGGTCTCGTCGCAAAAAAGGCTTATGGCGGCGATGTCCAGGCCGGGGATGACCGGAGGCCGTTCGGGCAGGAGGTTGCGCTGGACCTCCATGGCCAGGGCCATGTCGTTTTTGAGCTTGACCCGCTCCAGAAGCTTGGGGGCCATGTCGTTGAAGGCCCGGGCCAGATCGCCCAGTTCGTCGCGGCTTGCGACCTCGGCCCGGGCCGTGAGGTCGCCCTCGGCCAGGGTGGCGGCGGCCTTGGCCAGCCTGGCGAGGGGCCGGGTCACGGTCAGGGAGGCGATGGCCGCAGCGCCCACCAAAAGCAGGTTGATGACCAGGGCGAACAGGCTGGTGTCGCGCAGCATGCTCCTGGTACGGTCGATGATGCTGGCCTCGGCTTCCCGGCTTGAAGCCACGATGACCTCCTGGGGCACGATGACCGCCAGGGTCAGGCCGTCCTGAATGACCGGCTTGTAGGCCCATACGCTCGGCACCCCCCGGAAGGGCATCTCCAGGATGCCCTGGCGGCCGGCCTGGACGTCGTCCCGCATGGTCCGCACGGCCGCTGGATCCTCGTTTTCCAGCCGCTCCATGGCCAGGGGCGTCTTCCAATCCCGGTCATCCTCCATGTAGTCGCGCATGGCCACGATGACCATGGCCTTGGAATCCCCGTCCTCGGGTGTGGCCGGACGCAGCAGCATGGAGCGCACGGCCGGGGTCCAACGCCGGGAGAGGTCGCTTTCCAGAAGCAGGGTGTCCAGGGGAAAGTCCACGCCCGTGACCCCGATGATGGAGCCGTCCGGCTCATGCACGGGCAGGGACAGGGTGGCGATGGTCCGGGAGGTGTTGGCGTCCACCATGATACTCCAGACGCCCCGGCCCTGGGCCTTGACCGCGGTGTACCAGGGCCGGCGCCGGGGGTCGTAGTCCGGGGGGTAGCCGCCGTGGCCGGGATAGGCGCAGTGCAGGCCGTTGTCCAGGCTGACGTAGTTCCACAGGAGCAACGGTTCATGGCGCAGGTAGATGATCCGGAAGGTCGGCAAAAGCCGGGACAGGGGGCCGATGTCGCGCAGGGCGGCCTGCCTGTCCGCGTTCGGGGACAGGCGGAAGACCAGATGGTCGGGGGTTGTCGGGATGACCGTCTTGGCCTTGGTCTCGCCGGTGGAGTCGGGCAGGGCCCGCGGCGGTTCGAGCACGCCGATGCGCGGGTCGCGGCGGTCGTAGTCGGTGTCGAAGAGGACCGGTTCGATGCCGGGGGGACGTTCGACCAGCAGGCGTTCCGCCTCGCGGGCCTGAAGCGTCAGGGCCAGTTCCAGCACGTCGCGGGTGTCGTTGACGGCCTCGGCGAAGAGGTTGACGGTCTGGGCCAGTTCCCGTTCGGCCGTATCCCGGGAGTTCGCGGCGGCGGCGCCGGCCAGTTCGCGTCCAAGGGCCTGGGTCTCGCGAATGGAGTACCAGCGCACCAGGAACACGGGCGGCAGGACCATGATCAGCAGAAAAAGAAGCAGCTTCCATCTGATACGCATGGGGACTCCGGGACGGCGGACGGCGGTCGTGGGACGGCATGTCCCTGTCAGGCCAAGTGTGGCGAAAAACGGACGACAGCACAAGAGGGAAGCCTGGAATCGGGACGGCCTCGGGGACCGGATGCACAGGCCCGTCCCGGAAGAGGGGCGATGGTTCCGTGCGCCGGGGCCGGAGAAAAGACCGGGACCTGCGGGTCAGATCCTTGACATGCCGGGACAAACGGAATAACGACTCCCTCTCGCCTTGCTCTTCCTCGTCCGGGAAGGGCCATGGACCACAAGGAGGATGTATGCGTAAGTACGAGACGTTGTTGCTTTTTAGCCCCGAATTGGCCTCGGAGAACCTTCAGGAGATCCTGGAAACCCTCAAAGGGGTCATCGAACGCGAACAGGGAAGCGGCTTGACCCTGGACGACTGGGGCATGCGCGATCTGGCCTACATGGTGCGCAAACAGACCCGCGGCCACTACGTGCGTCTGGAATACGCCCTGCCGCCGGCAGGGGTGGCCGAACTGGAGCGCATCGTGCGCATCACCGACGGCATTTTGAAGTTCGTCACCGTCAAGCTGGCCGACAAGGTCGCTGCATAGCGGGGGAAATCACCATGGCTTTCAAGAAAAAATTCACGCCCAAAAAGAAGTTCTGCCGGTTTTGCGCCAACAAGAACCTGCCGCTTGATTACAAGCGCGCCGATATCCTGAAGGACTTCATCACCGATCGGGGCAAGATCATCGCCCGCCGGATCACCGGGACCTGCGCCAAGTGCCAGCGACGTCTGACCACCGAGATCAAGCGCGCCCGTCAGATGGCCCTTTTGTGCTACACCGCGACGCATAGCCTCGAGTATCGCAAGAAAATGTAAGGTCAGGGGGACGACATGCAACTCATTCTTCGCGCCGACGTGGAAAACCTTGGCAGCCTCGGCGAGGTGGTCACGGTCAAGCCCGGCTACGGCAGAAACTACCTCGTGCCCCAGGGCCTGGCCATGCCCGCCTCCGAGGCCAACCTCAAGGTCTTTGACCGGGAGCGCAAAAAACTCCAGGCCAGGATGGATTCCGTCCGTTCCGCCGCCCAGGATGTGGCCGACAAACTGGCCGCCTTGGCCCTGACCATCGAGGTCCGGGTCGGCGAGAACGACAAGCTCTACGGTTCGGTCACCTCGGCCCAGATCGCCGACCTTCTGGCCGCCTCCGGCGTCGAGATCGATCGGAAGAAAATCGTTCTGGATGATCCCATCCGAGCCCTCGGCGACTACGTCGTGGAGGTGAAGCTCCACGCCGACGTGCGCGGCAAGGTCGCGGTCAAGGTGATCAAGCAGGGCGGTCACGAGCCCCAGGCGCCCGAAGCGGCAAGCGATAGTGGAACCACAGCGGAAGAAGCCGCGAGCTAAGGCCGCCGGATATCCGGACGGCCAATCGGTGACCGGGAAGACCCTGGATCGGGTTTCCTCGGACCTTTTGCGCAAGCTCCCCCCCCAGAACCTGGACGCCGAAAAGGCGGTTTTGGGGGGGGTTTTGCTGAAAAATACCGTTCTTTTTTCCCTCATCGACCTCGTTGGCGAGGATGATTTCTATTCCCCGGTCCACAAGACCATCTATCGCGCCTTTCTCGATCTCTCCCGAAAAAACGCGGCCATCGACATGGTCACCCTGGCCGACGAGCTGTCCAAGGCCGGACGCCTGGAGGAGGTCGGGGGGCCCCTGTATCTGGCCGAACTGGCCCAGTCCACCGTGGGCGCGGCCAACGCCCTGCACCATGCCCGCATCGTCCGGGAAAAGTCCGTGCAGCGGCGGCTCATCGGCGCGGCCACGGACATCATCACCCGCTGCTTCGAGGCCACCCAGGACATCAATCAACTGCTGGACGAATCCGAACAGGCCATTTTTGCCATCGCCGACGCCAAGACCGTCCAGGGCGTCAAGTCCAGCAAGGAACTGGTGGCCGCCGTCTTCGAGCAGATCGAAAAGCGCATGGAGAGCAAGGAACTGGTCACCGGGGTGCCCACCGGCTACTACCAGTTCGACGAATACACCGCGGGGCTTCAACCCTCGGACCTGATCATCATCGCCGGACGCCCCAGCATGGGCAAGACCGCCTTCGCCCTGAACGTGGCCATGCGCTCGGCGGCCATGCACGGCGTGCCCACGGCGATTTTTTCCCTGGAGATGTCCATGGAGCAGCTCATGCAACGCATGCTGTGCTCCTGGGCCAAGGTGGACCTAAGCCGCCTGCGCCGGGGCCGGCTGGACGACGACGACTGGGCCAGGCTCTACGAGGCGGCCAACAATCTCTCCCCGGCGCCCATCTTCATCGACGACACCGCCGCCCTGACCACCATGGAGATGCGCGCCCGCTGCCGCCGCCTCAAGGCCGAACACGGCCTGGGCCTGGTGGTGGTGGACTATCTCCAGCTCATGCGCGCCTCGCGGCACATCGATTCCCGCGAACAGGAAATTTCCGACATCTCCCGGAACCTCAAGGCCCTGGCCAAGGAACTGCATCTGCCTGTCGTGGCCCTGTCCCAGCTCAACCGCAAGGTCGAGGAGCGCGGCGACAAGCGGCCCATGATGTCCGATCTGCGCGAGTCCGGAGCCATCGAACAGGACGCGGACGTGATCATCTTTTTGTATCGCGCCGCGGCCTACAAGCGCAAAGAGGAACTCACCCCCGAGGACAATGTGGCCGAGATCATCATCGGCAAGCAGCGAAACGGCCCCACGGGCATGGTCAAGCTGACCTTTTTCAAGGAATACACGGCATTCGAGAATTTGTCGGACATCCCTCCGCCATCCGAATACGGCGCGTGACCCGATGGGCCGCGAGCCGGGACGTCCGCCGCGGTCAGGCCCGTACGTCCCTCGGTGCCGCCAGTGACGTTCCCCTGGTTTTTTCATGCCATCGGGTTTATGGGGTTAAGGGGGGAGCGGGGGATGCTCTGTCCGGTCCGCCAATTCCACAACGAAGGAGTTCCCGTGTTTTACGACGATGCCGAAAAATGGTCGCGCCAGGAGATCGAAAAGGCCCAGGTCCAGCGCCTGCGCCGCACCCTTGCCCGGGCCGCCGGCTCCCGCTTCTACGGCGATCTCTTTCGCGCCAAGGCCATTGATCCCGACACGATACACACCTTGGACGACGTCCGGCGCATCCCCTTCACCACCAAGGCCGACCTGCGCGCCGCCTATCCCGACGGCCTTTTGGCCATGCCCGTCAAGGACATGGTGCGCATGCACGTGTCTTCCGGAACCACGGGCGCGCCAACCGTCATCTACCATACGAAAAACGACCTTTCCTGGTGGGCCTCGCTCATGGCCAGGTGCATGTACATGGTCGGCATCCGGCCCTCCGACGTGTTCCAGAACATGTCCGGGTACGGGCTTTTCACCGGAGGCCTGGGCATCCACTACGGGGCCGAGCGCCTGGGCTGCCTGACCATCCCGGCCGGGGCCGGCAACAGCATGCGCCAGATCAAGCTGATCACCGATTTCCACGTCACGGCCGTGCACATCATCCCGTCCTACGCCATGCACCTGGCCAATGTGGTCCGGGAAATGGGCATGGACCCGAAAGACCTGCCCATCCGCTTCGCCCTGGTCGGGGCCGAGCCCTATACCGAGGAGTCCAGGCGGCGGCTCGAGGCCCTCTATGACATGAAGGTCTACAACTCCTACGGCCTCTCGGAGATGAACGGCCCCGGCGTGGCCTTCGAATGCCCCGAGCAGCACGGCATGCACCTGTGGGAGGACGCCTATATCGCCGAGATCGTGGACCCCGAGACCGGGGATCCGGTTCCTGACGGCGAACTCGGGGAACTGGTCATGACCACGCTTGGCCGCGAGGGCATGCCCATCATCCGCTACCGCACCCGGGACCTGACCCGCTTTCTGCCCGGTCCCTGCCCCTGCGGCCGGGTCCACCGGCGCATCGACCGCATCGCCGGGCGCTGCGACGACATGATCATCATCAAGGGCGTCAACATCTATCCCATGCAGGTGGAGGCCATCCTCATGGCCATGCCCGAGGTCGGCCAGAACTACCTCATCGAACTCGACCGCGTCGGGGACATGGACCAGATCAAGGTCAAGGTGGAGCTCAAGGACGAATACTTCGTCGAGGACATGCGCGCCCTGACCGCCCTGCAAAAACGCATCACCGCGCGGCTTCGCGACGAGATCCTGGTCACCCCGAAGGTGGAACTGGTCGAGGCCAAAAGCCTGCCCCGGGCCGAGGGCAAGGCCAAACGGGTCGTCGACAACCGGGGGGCCATGTCGTGAGCTATGTGGGCGCGACGCTGTTTCTGGCCTTGCTCTTGGCCGTGCTCGGGCTGCATGTCTTAAGCCTTCCGGCCAACTGGATCCTCTTTGGGCTGGTGGCCCTGTGGGGCTGGCTGGTCCCGGGGGCCCACTTCGGCTGGCAGTTCTACGCCATCCTGGCCGGCCTGGCCGTGGTCGGGGAGGTGATCGAGTTCGCGGCCCAGTATTTCGGGGCCAAGAAATACGGGGCCACGGGCAAGGGCAACCTGGGCGGAATGATCGGCGCGATCCTCGGGGCCATCCTCGGCGCGCCGTTTTTCTTCGGCCTGGGGGCGCTTCTCGGGGCCGTTGCCGGGGCCTTTTTCGGATGCTATTTCTTCGAACGCCAGCACGGTCGGGACAAGGCCGAGGCCACGCGCGCGGCCTGGGGCACCCTGTACGGCAAGGTGCTGGGCATGGCGGTCAAGATCGGCCTGGGCGGGGCCATGTGGATCTCCGCCGTGCGCAAAATCTGGCCATAGGGCACAAGAGGAAGACCAAGCGATGCTTACCGGCGGTGATTTTCCCAAATACCGGGGGCGGATGGAATACGTCTGCCTGGGGTGCGGACAGCGTTACGACATCCGCGAACTGCTCTATACCTGCCCCAAATGCGGCGACGTCTTTGTGCTCGAGGACACCACCTTCGACACCCTGGCGGAATTTCCCCCAAGCTACTGGCAAAGCCTCTTCGACAAGCGGGCCGCCACCCGGACCACTGCCCTGCGCGGCATCTTCCGCTTTCACGAGCTGACCGCGCCCGCTGTCGAGGAACAGGACATCGTCTATCTCGGCGAGGGCCATACCCCCATCATCGCCGCCAGCGACGCCCTGCGCGAGTCCCTCGGCGTGCCTTTTTTCTACAAAAACGACGGCCAGAACCCCAGCGCCTCCTTCAAGGACCGGGGCATGGCCTGCGCCTTTAGCTACTTAAAACACCTCGTGCGGGCCAACGACTGGGATTCGGTGCTGACCGTGTGCGCCTCCACCGGCGACACCTCCGCCTCCGCGGCCCTCTATGCCGCCTACGTGGGCGGTCCCATCAAAAGCGCGGTGATCCTGCCCAAGGGCAAGGTCACGCCTCAGCAACTGGCCCAGCCCCTGGGCAGCGGGGCCACCGTGCTCGAGGTTCCCGGGGTCTTCGACGACTGCATGAAGGTGGTGGAATATCTGGCCGACAACTACCGGGTGGCGCTTTTAAACTCCAAAAACGCCTGGCGCATCCTGGGCCAGGAGTCCTACGCCTTCGAGATCGCCCAGTGGCGGGCCTACGACACCTACCGCACCTGCGTGTTCGTGCCCATCGGCAACGCCGGAAACATCACGGCCATCATGGGCGGTTTCCTCAAGCTCAAACGCCTGGGGATCATCCCCTCCCTGCCGCGCATCTTCGGGGTGCAGTCCGAACACGCCGATCCCGTCTACCGCTACTATGCCGTCAGCGAGCCAAAAAAACGGCGCTACCAGCCGGTCGCGGTCTCCCCCAGCGTGGCCCAGGCAGCCATGATCGGCAATCCCGTGTCCTTTCCCCGGGTCAAGTATTTCGCCGAACAGTACGAGAAAATCGGCGGTCCCGGCAGCTTCCAGGTCATCCAGGTCAGGGAGCAGGACATCATCGAGGGCATGCTTCTGGCCAACCGCCACGGCCACATCAGTTGCACCCAGGGCGGGGAATGCCTGGCCGGACTGCGCGCCGCCGTGGAACTGGGGCTCGTCGAACCCTCCGAAGAGGCCATCCTGGACGCCACGGCCCATCACCTCAAGTTCATCGGCTTCCAGGAAATGTACTACACCAATTCCTTCCCGCCCGAATACGGCATCACGCCCCGCTCTGGCTTCGTCAATGCCCCCGAGGCGATCATTGGCGACAAGGACAAGGCTACCCTGTCCCCGGCCGACTATACCGCCAAGGCCGCCAAGGCCGTGGTGGCCCGCCTCGGGCTGACCGGCAAGGGATAGAAAAAGATGCCTCCGGCGGCCAGGGGGGAAACTTTTTGAAAAAAGTTTCCCCCCTGGACCCCTCTTCAAAAACGTTCAACGCGCTTCGCGTCCGGACTTCTCGCTCCGGGGCGTCTTTTCCTTCGAACACTCTGGTTTTCCGGGCGCGGATTCCCGGCGCGAAGCGCCGGGAATCCGCGCCCGGAACCGGGGGGCCCGGGGGGAATGATTCCCCCCGGGCGGAGGAGGGGTCCGGGGAGGAGGCGCAGCCGCCTCCCCGGGGGCAGTCGACCGCCATGGCCAAACGAAAAGAACGTGCCGACCAGTGGCTTGTGGAGCAGGGGCTGTGCGAGTCCCGGGAGCGGGCCAAGCGGCTGATCATGGCCGGCCGGGCCTTTTTTTTGCGTGGCGAAGGGAAGGAGGCCGTGGACAAGCCGGGCCGGCAGTTTCCCGAGGGGACGGTCTTCGGGCTGACCCAGGAGGAACGCTTCGTCAGTCGGGGCGGCTACAAGCTTCTGACGGCCATCGAGGCCTTCGGCATCGACGTCGCGGCCAAGACGGCCCTGGACGCCGGGGCCTCCACGGGCGGCTTTACGGATTGTCTGCTGCAATATGGCGCGGCCCATGTCTTTGCCGCCGATGTGGGCCATTCCCAACTGCACGAGCGGTTGCGCCAGGATTCCAGGGTCACGGTCCTGGAGGGCGTCAACCTGCGCCATGCCGGGCCGGGATTGTTGCCCGGTCCCGTGGACCTTCTCGTCCTTGACGTTTCTTTTATTTCATTGCGTCTGGTCCTGCCCCCGTGCCTGACCCTGGTAAAGCCGGGAGGGGAGGTCGTGGCCCTGATCAAGCCCCAGTTCGAGCTTGGGCCGGAGCGCACGGACCGGGGGGTGGTGCGCGGCGAGGCGGACCGGGCCGAGGCAGTGGCCCTGGTCACGGATTTCGCGAGACGCACCTGCGGCCTGGAACTGGTGGGCGTCGTTCCCTCGAAAATCACAGGCCCCAAGGGCAATCAGGAATATCTCGCCTATTTCAAGAAACCTCTTGAAACCTGTTGATATAAATATCCTGAAACGTTTCTGAAACATCCCTTCCCACAAGACATGGCGAAGTTTTCGAAAGGGGGTCCAGGGGGGAAACCTTTTTCAAAAGGTTTCCCCCCTGGCCGCCGGAGGCTTTCTTCCCGATCATCCTCCCGCTTGCCCCCGGCGCAATTCGGCATGGCGTTTCACCTGATGCATGAAGGTGCGCATGATGATGTCCCGGTTGGGTTGGTGGGAGCCGTCGTGGGGCGAATCCAGGTAGGGGATATTTTTCGTGAGCAGAAGCGGCTTGAGGATGGCCGAGCAGACGGTGCTGGGCATGCAGGTGAAGGGGAAGACGTTGACCACTCCGTCGTAGGCGTCCTGGGCATAGGCCAGGGCCCCGGCGATGCTCACCCCGGCCTCGGTGCCGATGTCGAAGCTGTAAAGCCGGTCGTCGTCCAGAAACGACTCCAGGTGGGCCACGTCGTGGTCCGGAGCGATGTCCAGATGGCGCACCACCGGGTCGTAGACCGCCTTTTGGCGTTTGATCTGCCAGTCCATGGTCAGCCGGGTCACGATCCGATCCCTGCCCGCCTTGACGAGTCCCCGGGGGTCCCGGTCCTTGAGGTTTTTGCGCCAGGCCAGGCCGGCGTCGCGTCGATTGAGGTGGGTCACGAAGTTGAACCACTCCGTGAGCGAGGCGTTGACCACCTCGCCGCCCAGGGCCTCCACGGTCCGGAGCAGATCCTGGTTTGCGCCGGGATGGGAGCGCAGATAGATCTCTCCCACGACCCCCACCCTGGGGCGACGGGGCAGGGCCGGGTCCATGAGGTCGCGGGCCCTTTCCGCCGTCCGGGCGGCCACGGTCTCCATGGGCCCGA
Proteins encoded:
- a CDS encoding TlyA family RNA methyltransferase, which codes for MAKRKERADQWLVEQGLCESRERAKRLIMAGRAFFLRGEGKEAVDKPGRQFPEGTVFGLTQEERFVSRGGYKLLTAIEAFGIDVAAKTALDAGASTGGFTDCLLQYGAAHVFAADVGHSQLHERLRQDSRVTVLEGVNLRHAGPGLLPGPVDLLVLDVSFISLRLVLPPCLTLVKPGGEVVALIKPQFELGPERTDRGVVRGEADRAEAVALVTDFARRTCGLELVGVVPSKITGPKGNQEYLAYFKKPLETC
- a CDS encoding CoA activase produces the protein MTASGRKARSTPKLIPELSGKTLLMPDMAPIGSRLLVAALRAFGVQAVVMPTMIGLNLGKELTSGKECFPCQVTLGDVLLFLQDEKKRLGAGFSAGDYVYFMPEAGGPCRFGMYNTLHRIILDRFPEFRDIRIVSLSTDDDYDSSAIFPPESAGTFRKLAFTVMILADVLDRIAWRTRPYEKTPGAVDALMDEALARMSEAIMESGVALDFGPMETVAARTAERARDLMDPALPRRPRVGVVGEIYLRSHPGANQDLLRTVEALGGEVVNASLTEWFNFVTHLNRRDAGLAWRKNLKDRDPRGLVKAGRDRIVTRLTMDWQIKRQKAVYDPVVRHLDIAPDHDVAHLESFLDDDRLYSFDIGTEAGVSIAGALAYAQDAYDGVVNVFPFTCMPSTVCSAILKPLLLTKNIPYLDSPHDGSHQPNRDIIMRTFMHQVKRHAELRRGQAGG
- the thrC gene encoding threonine synthase; translated protein: MLTGGDFPKYRGRMEYVCLGCGQRYDIRELLYTCPKCGDVFVLEDTTFDTLAEFPPSYWQSLFDKRAATRTTALRGIFRFHELTAPAVEEQDIVYLGEGHTPIIAASDALRESLGVPFFYKNDGQNPSASFKDRGMACAFSYLKHLVRANDWDSVLTVCASTGDTSASAALYAAYVGGPIKSAVILPKGKVTPQQLAQPLGSGATVLEVPGVFDDCMKVVEYLADNYRVALLNSKNAWRILGQESYAFEIAQWRAYDTYRTCVFVPIGNAGNITAIMGGFLKLKRLGIIPSLPRIFGVQSEHADPVYRYYAVSEPKKRRYQPVAVSPSVAQAAMIGNPVSFPRVKYFAEQYEKIGGPGSFQVIQVREQDIIEGMLLANRHGHISCTQGGECLAGLRAAVELGLVEPSEEAILDATAHHLKFIGFQEMYYTNSFPPEYGITPRSGFVNAPEAIIGDKDKATLSPADYTAKAAKAVVARLGLTGKG
- a CDS encoding DUF456 domain-containing protein is translated as MSYVGATLFLALLLAVLGLHVLSLPANWILFGLVALWGWLVPGAHFGWQFYAILAGLAVVGEVIEFAAQYFGAKKYGATGKGNLGGMIGAILGAILGAPFFFGLGALLGAVAGAFFGCYFFERQHGRDKAEATRAAWGTLYGKVLGMAVKIGLGGAMWISAVRKIWP